A genome region from Natronobeatus ordinarius includes the following:
- a CDS encoding DUF262 domain-containing protein, whose translation MSFQSKTIANAIQELNTATFVPAIQREFVWTEEQIIQLFDSILRDYPIGSLLFWRVRGDLAQEQIKYKFVQHYVTDPVHPESLGNVHHRNPEVEDYEDVPNGIQLVLDGQQRLTALYIGLQGTLTTKQKHRHRTNPNAWDRKQLYLNVLSDPDEISDDDLKMRYEFEFKTDPEMSEAEYWYRVKDILELNEYDGIHDITEEIDAELSEQEIHHPTQWKFINKNLTSLYRAVHERSLINYDEKEEDDLGKVLDMFIRTNRGGTQLSTSEVLLSIATAQWANGSGADAINAREEITEFIDDLNRRRQDAGFSFDIDFALRNLLMCSDLPTSESVRHFNQSNLQKMKQTWTDNGKMQQAVRNAVDLVVDFGLDSRSLTSRNALVPIAYFFYTNDNPNLEWSSGHEEISAREEIHQWLCTSILNGTFSVGRGAIERARSLMQTAPAMTFPGDEIHRELRSDGRVSRFDRDLLELQLDSLEYGSRKIFSFLSLLYHPGPARSNTRHDVDHIFPQDQFDTETLVQNYGLDSIEAERYTELKDRPGNLQLLNENENRSKSGQSFLEWLKSQDESYFEKHHIPQNEDLHQLENFPEFIEKREELIIEDLLDKFGPEETQDA comes from the coding sequence ATGAGCTTCCAATCTAAAACTATCGCCAACGCCATTCAGGAACTCAATACGGCGACCTTCGTCCCCGCTATCCAACGAGAATTCGTTTGGACCGAAGAACAAATCATCCAACTCTTCGATTCGATCCTTCGAGATTACCCAATCGGGTCTCTCCTCTTTTGGCGCGTTCGGGGTGACCTCGCCCAAGAGCAAATTAAGTACAAATTCGTTCAACATTACGTCACAGATCCGGTCCACCCGGAGAGTTTAGGGAACGTCCACCACCGTAATCCCGAGGTCGAAGACTACGAGGACGTCCCTAACGGGATTCAGCTAGTCCTCGACGGCCAACAGCGACTCACCGCGCTCTACATTGGATTACAGGGAACACTGACGACTAAGCAGAAACACCGCCATCGAACCAACCCGAACGCATGGGACCGAAAGCAGCTCTATCTCAACGTCCTCTCCGACCCTGACGAGATTAGCGACGACGACCTCAAGATGAGGTATGAGTTCGAGTTTAAAACGGATCCCGAGATGTCCGAGGCCGAATACTGGTATCGGGTCAAGGACATCCTCGAACTCAACGAATACGACGGCATCCATGATATCACTGAAGAGATTGATGCTGAACTCTCCGAGCAGGAGATCCACCATCCCACCCAGTGGAAGTTCATCAATAAGAATCTCACCTCCCTCTATCGTGCTGTTCACGAGCGTAGTCTCATCAACTACGACGAGAAAGAAGAGGACGACCTAGGGAAAGTCCTCGATATGTTCATTCGAACGAATCGTGGCGGAACCCAACTTAGTACATCCGAAGTCCTGCTCTCGATTGCGACTGCTCAATGGGCAAATGGGAGCGGAGCAGACGCCATCAACGCTCGAGAAGAGATCACGGAGTTCATTGATGACCTCAATCGTCGACGACAGGATGCCGGCTTTAGCTTCGATATCGATTTTGCCCTCCGAAATCTTCTGATGTGTTCCGACTTACCGACCTCTGAGTCTGTTCGCCATTTCAACCAGTCGAACCTACAGAAGATGAAGCAGACTTGGACGGATAACGGCAAGATGCAGCAGGCGGTACGAAATGCCGTTGACCTCGTCGTTGATTTCGGACTTGACTCCCGCAGCCTTACAAGTCGGAATGCCTTGGTTCCGATTGCGTATTTCTTCTATACCAACGACAACCCAAACCTCGAATGGAGTAGCGGTCACGAGGAAATTTCGGCTCGAGAAGAGATTCACCAGTGGCTCTGTACGTCGATTCTCAACGGGACATTTTCCGTCGGTCGAGGTGCTATCGAACGGGCGCGGTCACTGATGCAGACTGCGCCTGCTATGACGTTCCCTGGCGACGAGATCCACCGCGAACTCCGGAGCGATGGTAGAGTCTCCAGATTCGACCGCGACCTACTGGAACTGCAACTCGACAGCCTCGAATACGGGAGTCGAAAGATCTTCTCTTTCCTCTCACTGCTGTACCACCCCGGACCAGCGCGGAGCAACACTCGCCACGATGTCGACCACATCTTTCCGCAGGACCAATTCGATACAGAAACACTAGTTCAGAACTACGGGTTAGACTCCATAGAGGCAGAACGATACACCGAACTCAAGGACCGACCTGGGAATCTCCAGCTCCTAAACGAGAACGAAAACCGGTCGAAGAGTGGGCAGTCCTTCCTCGAGTGGCTTAAATCACAAGATGAATCTTACTTCGAAAAGCATCATATCCCGCAGAACGAGGACCTTCACCAATTAGAGAACTTCCCAGAGTTCATTGAGAAGCGCGAAGAACTAATCATCGAAGACCTGCTTGATAAATTCGGCCCTGAGGAGACCCAAGACGCGTAA
- a CDS encoding tetratricopeptide repeat protein: MIECRYCEQTFAEESEIREHLYKAHERDELSRIDRKRVEQYVDEHGLDESNHEEHQEAGQPAQRELRTADTSSDIYPDDAWELSDVEALSTDEIVEKLAEHGIETSETAFRNRTEDLSSATTLSEQWEAEYEVDATGYDQDFIWMAAEVLWERWAPDVPNKERIYEFVQEGRDLREKENRAEACDQWLTAWEYIVAVTPDEITTIDEADRKLPSFLSLEAFIRSLDSDLATAAQEDPAYHEHRLEFCREVCEQFPDAPDEFLLDFRHFVADSLAELDRTNESRAELGLLIEEYPEDPWAYKKLADSYWLEDPDELTREEMERTAELYRAALDADGPLEGASIVAERCGEVESRLSDMGASNPE, encoded by the coding sequence ATGATTGAGTGTCGCTACTGTGAGCAAACCTTCGCGGAGGAGTCTGAAATCCGTGAGCATCTCTACAAAGCCCATGAACGAGACGAACTCAGTCGGATTGACCGGAAGCGTGTCGAGCAATACGTCGACGAACACGGATTAGACGAGAGTAACCACGAAGAACACCAGGAAGCTGGTCAACCCGCTCAACGTGAGCTACGAACAGCCGATACATCAAGCGATATCTACCCCGATGATGCGTGGGAACTCAGCGATGTCGAAGCGCTCTCGACGGACGAAATTGTGGAAAAACTCGCTGAGCACGGCATCGAAACGAGCGAGACGGCGTTCCGGAACAGAACCGAAGACCTCAGCTCGGCGACGACACTCTCTGAGCAGTGGGAAGCTGAATACGAGGTTGACGCCACGGGCTACGATCAGGACTTTATCTGGATGGCGGCAGAAGTACTCTGGGAGCGCTGGGCACCTGACGTTCCAAACAAAGAACGGATCTACGAGTTCGTCCAGGAGGGGCGTGACCTCCGTGAGAAAGAAAACCGTGCTGAGGCTTGTGATCAGTGGTTAACTGCCTGGGAGTACATCGTCGCCGTAACACCTGACGAAATCACGACCATTGACGAGGCAGACCGAAAATTGCCGTCGTTTCTCTCGCTCGAGGCTTTCATTCGATCGCTTGACAGCGACCTTGCCACCGCCGCGCAAGAGGATCCAGCATATCACGAGCACCGACTCGAGTTCTGTCGGGAAGTTTGTGAACAGTTCCCGGATGCACCCGACGAGTTCCTCCTTGACTTTCGCCACTTCGTCGCCGACTCGCTCGCAGAGCTGGATAGAACCAACGAAAGCAGGGCCGAACTCGGGTTACTCATCGAGGAGTATCCCGAGGATCCCTGGGCGTACAAGAAGCTCGCTGATAGCTACTGGCTCGAAGACCCAGACGAACTAACCAGAGAGGAGATGGAACGTACTGCAGAACTGTACCGAGCGGCACTGGACGCCGACGGTCCTCTGGAGGGTGCGTCAATAGTAGCCGAGCGCTGTGGGGAAGTGGAGAGTCGACTATCTGACATGGGGGCGTCCAACCCAGAGTGA
- a CDS encoding HalOD1 output domain-containing protein, translating to MSDEHGPLLLEIVHALEAQGLARDEYQLQRVIDVEALERIVDSTSPQTDLEIRFSVGELRVVVTLSNVTVIRAS from the coding sequence ATGAGTGACGAGCACGGGCCGCTTCTGCTCGAGATCGTTCATGCGCTCGAAGCGCAGGGGCTCGCTCGTGACGAGTACCAACTGCAGCGGGTGATCGATGTTGAAGCCCTCGAGCGGATCGTAGACTCGACGAGTCCACAGACTGATCTCGAGATTCGGTTCTCGGTTGGTGAGCTCCGTGTGGTAGTGACACTATCCAATGTGACTGTAATCAGGGCGTCGTAG
- a CDS encoding PD-(D/E)XK nuclease family protein, whose amino-acid sequence MFPDDIRPLFFEIVAQTDLSWKQAVRALELCIDCWTATGDREQILEYPEFNNLTIQSVVGMLGELESSYRAIERTTLSSEQEIAVIDEAHLSDLDRKLLPSDGYETYSSLGETHVPFPELHIFPSATAIVSAIVDQIDPDTADRFGIVLAEGSLYSALIESALEAREIPYRGGPGFEDDDDVRAFFRLLEATFSGSDQRVAEIRPVLTTAGIDLSRDIEEQRVDSLGPDQLGVYVEFQEAVDEGTFRDVVSMYESISGTQLAELRRELQNLGILNNIVTEDRVSRFRYYLDAFTVPTDGDTTDGVLLADATSTAYVDRPVVFYVGLGPEWAQSPPDYPWIDREAYLERDLERFERLLQNGTQRYYFVQETQAGSDVTPCVYLRRLRDEPFDSFGDLPHTQYGGHTTSSLTSPFPEPDDPPTPPQRIETISQSRLKALTNSPRDAYFDRLVQSPSSVHMVRGTLLHEAAEIYVSDPSILEDQRGRVLDAMCERLNPYLGDSKQAVQRTYLEVGLDAITAYLDENPPAEGSYETYDHRDHENELATELGVECDSQLTERWFASPSIGVHGYVDLVQSETSIVDYKTGNKKDASDILEAASIDPVDEYPNFQALVYLAKHREERPDERLELHFIHLLDGVDEALTGSPPDLADLVTTITYVPATFSEFVASRDTFESVTDYADSNKRCRALHPLGYEAYRDFFETHELPRAGDDPEQRATITEEFVAYAQERVGEYKYVRQGCEKVIEDLDDVPTGYVLQSDLDAFEAFVDEQLEALNEYRNSRFPVAYREDGPTWDRVDHRDLILTDR is encoded by the coding sequence ATGTTTCCCGATGACATCCGACCGCTCTTTTTCGAAATCGTCGCACAGACGGATCTCTCGTGGAAGCAAGCAGTGAGAGCACTCGAGCTGTGTATCGATTGTTGGACAGCGACGGGCGACCGTGAACAGATACTCGAGTATCCTGAGTTCAACAACCTCACTATCCAATCAGTGGTCGGGATGCTGGGAGAACTCGAGAGCAGCTATCGGGCTATCGAGCGCACGACGCTCTCATCGGAGCAAGAGATTGCGGTAATTGACGAAGCTCATCTGTCCGATCTCGACCGAAAACTCCTCCCTTCTGATGGGTACGAGACCTATTCGTCGCTGGGCGAGACTCATGTTCCCTTCCCCGAGCTACACATCTTCCCATCAGCGACAGCAATCGTCTCGGCAATCGTCGACCAGATTGATCCAGACACAGCGGATCGATTTGGAATCGTTCTTGCCGAGGGGAGTCTGTATAGCGCGTTGATCGAGTCTGCCCTCGAGGCAAGAGAAATTCCCTATCGCGGTGGACCTGGGTTCGAGGACGATGACGATGTGCGGGCGTTTTTCCGACTCCTAGAAGCGACATTTTCGGGATCCGACCAGCGAGTCGCAGAAATTCGGCCGGTGCTCACGACAGCCGGAATCGACCTTTCCAGAGATATAGAAGAACAACGGGTGGATTCACTTGGACCAGATCAACTTGGAGTCTACGTTGAGTTCCAGGAGGCCGTCGACGAAGGAACGTTCCGCGATGTCGTATCGATGTACGAGTCGATCAGTGGCACCCAGTTAGCTGAACTTCGACGCGAGCTTCAGAACCTTGGAATACTTAACAATATTGTAACAGAAGATCGCGTTTCGCGCTTCCGGTACTATCTCGATGCGTTCACTGTTCCAACGGACGGAGATACTACTGATGGGGTTCTCTTGGCAGATGCGACGTCCACAGCATACGTTGACCGGCCTGTCGTTTTCTACGTCGGTCTGGGCCCGGAGTGGGCACAGAGCCCACCAGACTATCCCTGGATTGACCGGGAAGCATACTTAGAACGCGACCTCGAGCGATTCGAGCGATTGCTCCAGAACGGGACACAACGGTACTATTTCGTCCAAGAGACGCAGGCCGGCAGCGACGTGACTCCGTGTGTGTATCTGCGGCGACTCCGTGACGAGCCGTTTGACTCATTCGGTGATCTTCCACATACACAATACGGCGGACACACGACCTCATCTCTGACGTCGCCGTTTCCTGAACCAGACGATCCCCCGACACCACCCCAACGCATAGAGACGATTAGTCAATCCCGACTGAAAGCCCTCACAAATTCGCCTCGAGATGCGTACTTCGATCGATTGGTCCAATCGCCGTCGTCAGTTCACATGGTTCGCGGAACGCTTCTCCACGAGGCCGCTGAGATTTACGTTTCCGATCCATCGATACTAGAGGACCAGCGTGGTCGCGTGCTTGACGCGATGTGTGAGCGGTTGAACCCATACCTAGGTGACTCGAAGCAAGCCGTCCAGCGAACGTATTTGGAGGTTGGACTCGATGCGATCACGGCGTATCTGGACGAAAACCCGCCGGCGGAAGGAAGCTACGAAACCTACGATCACCGGGACCACGAAAACGAACTCGCTACCGAACTCGGTGTCGAGTGTGACTCACAGCTAACAGAACGCTGGTTCGCATCGCCGTCGATCGGAGTTCACGGGTACGTCGATTTGGTCCAGAGCGAAACCTCGATCGTCGATTACAAGACCGGGAACAAAAAGGACGCTTCGGACATACTCGAGGCGGCATCGATCGATCCGGTCGATGAGTACCCCAATTTTCAGGCACTCGTCTATCTCGCCAAACATCGAGAGGAACGGCCGGATGAGCGCCTCGAACTCCATTTCATCCATCTGCTCGACGGGGTCGATGAAGCCCTCACGGGATCACCGCCCGATCTAGCAGATCTTGTTACGACGATCACCTACGTTCCAGCGACGTTTAGCGAGTTCGTCGCGAGCCGAGATACCTTCGAGAGTGTAACTGATTATGCCGATTCGAACAAGCGGTGTCGGGCGTTGCACCCGCTCGGGTACGAAGCCTACAGGGACTTTTTCGAGACTCACGAGCTTCCCCGAGCTGGAGACGATCCCGAACAACGGGCGACGATCACCGAGGAGTTCGTCGCCTATGCCCAGGAGCGCGTTGGCGAATACAAGTACGTCCGTCAAGGCTGCGAGAAGGTGATCGAGGATCTTGACGATGTACCGACCGGATACGTCCTGCAATCGGACCTCGATGCGTTCGAGGCGTTCGTCGACGAGCAACTCGAGGCCCTGAACGAGTATCGAAACAGTCGGTTCCCGGTAGCCTATCGGGAGGACGGACCGACTTGGGACCGCGTCGATCATCGAGACCTCATACTCACAGACCGATGA
- a CDS encoding UvrD-helicase domain-containing protein has translation MTEISPNREQETLIEHTDGIYLVDAGAGTGKTFTVTHRYANILEKPDIEPEDVLLATFTRNAAAEMADRIARQSPYDPVQLQDAPISTFHGYCYQLLRRYGHEIPAEIGIDDQIPQSLELIEDGIREGELFNTFITRFEDRHPEYEHLFAALNDPSTLRSLIAELAAKGVIPERDGWYRDTGTPLFGDREAFMDLVERENQPNEGANGPTQSDARSSVSGWDATEYVPDAPTADEIVGYPQLHTEPVEQAFDEDREDLLAFVHDVYFEYLEYALERNYLTQGLMLAMAFVMLCEDAAVRERVRHQYVMVDEFQDTNELQFKLTLLLAGENNICVVGDWKQSIYGFQYTTVENIQNFEERISRYKAELNRDETRVQYAVDEVETIPLKKNYRSTESILSLATETLTTPATNSESLNAEEIESEITPLEATSRVDNSNIQAVTNEDELELLLDRIQHVVGNEDYSVEVRDEPASTAEMSVEEQAAAERERLGAPSYSDIAVFTRTRSFARDFLEKADEYGIPIAYEGGVELFDTDQAKLLLAWLRICESNDQRGWATVLEEAGYTLSHAREILEAEQYPDAMVTFRDSLRECETIGGFARIVFDEYGYDGAYANGLLGELTGMHETTLATRGEAITYIEEHLEAGSTIEIDSSPGEDSVTLQTIHSAKGLEYPIVFCANMNRRAFPHYGRPSSGTIQYREPIGLRQRSIYSEASGRPYVHKHWPYDLLTGCLPSKYDEERRLFYVAVTRAKRHLFLTAGDSPSPFFTELPLEPIELEPSVDTETEYREDEVPFSITPPERTKPRRMSVHDIMDDSVYEEVTEGRGTEFGDALHEFAEEYARGNDPSPSNDDQERVATLLDTLDGKFKPEVTAILPLDLDPQVTLVGIIDLLVIAPDRIQIIDYKTDLSRHAEAEYRKQISVYYHVAAEQYPDRTISISVFYTADNERVEVSPLTLEDLQEMTTSAIEREAIFPEEVQEVSLE, from the coding sequence ATGACTGAAATCTCACCAAATCGGGAGCAAGAAACACTGATTGAACATACCGACGGGATTTATCTCGTCGATGCCGGCGCGGGGACGGGCAAGACGTTCACCGTAACGCACCGGTATGCCAACATCCTCGAGAAACCGGACATCGAACCAGAGGACGTCCTTTTGGCCACCTTCACGCGGAATGCTGCTGCAGAGATGGCCGATCGGATCGCTCGCCAGTCCCCATACGACCCCGTCCAGTTACAGGACGCCCCGATTAGTACGTTTCACGGCTACTGTTATCAGCTGCTTCGACGCTATGGGCACGAAATCCCGGCCGAAATCGGGATTGACGACCAGATTCCACAATCACTCGAATTGATCGAGGATGGGATTCGGGAGGGAGAGCTGTTCAATACGTTTATCACTCGTTTCGAAGACCGTCACCCCGAATACGAGCACCTTTTCGCAGCGCTGAACGATCCCAGTACTCTGCGCTCGTTGATCGCCGAACTCGCTGCGAAAGGCGTAATCCCTGAACGCGACGGCTGGTACCGAGATACCGGCACCCCGCTTTTCGGTGACCGGGAGGCGTTCATGGATCTTGTCGAACGGGAGAATCAACCCAACGAGGGGGCAAACGGTCCCACACAATCCGATGCACGTTCGTCAGTAAGTGGGTGGGATGCAACTGAATACGTTCCCGATGCACCGACAGCCGACGAGATCGTCGGGTACCCACAGCTTCACACTGAACCTGTCGAGCAGGCCTTCGACGAGGACCGGGAGGACTTACTTGCCTTTGTACACGACGTCTATTTCGAGTACCTCGAGTATGCGCTCGAGCGCAACTACCTCACGCAGGGACTCATGCTCGCGATGGCGTTCGTGATGCTGTGTGAGGATGCGGCGGTTCGCGAACGGGTTCGCCACCAGTACGTCATGGTCGACGAATTCCAGGATACCAACGAGTTACAATTCAAGCTCACGCTGCTCCTTGCTGGTGAAAATAACATCTGCGTCGTCGGAGATTGGAAACAGAGTATCTACGGATTCCAGTATACCACGGTCGAAAACATTCAGAATTTCGAGGAGCGAATCTCGCGATACAAGGCGGAATTGAATCGGGACGAGACTCGAGTCCAGTATGCCGTCGACGAGGTCGAGACGATACCACTGAAGAAGAACTACCGATCTACGGAATCGATTCTCTCGCTGGCGACGGAGACGTTGACAACCCCAGCAACGAACAGTGAGTCCCTGAATGCAGAGGAAATAGAGAGCGAGATCACGCCACTCGAGGCCACGAGCCGCGTTGATAACAGCAACATTCAGGCGGTTACCAACGAAGATGAACTCGAACTGCTCCTCGACCGAATACAGCATGTCGTCGGAAACGAGGACTACAGCGTCGAGGTACGGGACGAACCAGCCTCGACAGCAGAGATGTCTGTGGAGGAGCAAGCAGCTGCTGAACGAGAACGGCTCGGTGCCCCATCGTATAGCGATATCGCCGTCTTTACTCGAACTCGATCGTTTGCTCGTGACTTCCTCGAGAAGGCAGACGAGTACGGTATTCCGATCGCGTACGAAGGTGGGGTGGAGTTATTCGATACCGATCAGGCGAAGCTTCTGTTAGCATGGCTTCGGATTTGCGAATCGAACGATCAACGAGGGTGGGCGACCGTTCTGGAAGAAGCTGGATACACACTCTCGCACGCTCGTGAGATCCTCGAGGCCGAACAGTATCCCGACGCAATGGTTACGTTTCGGGACTCCTTGCGCGAGTGTGAGACCATCGGCGGGTTTGCCCGAATTGTCTTCGACGAATACGGGTACGACGGAGCGTATGCAAACGGCTTACTCGGTGAACTCACGGGTATGCATGAGACGACACTTGCAACCCGGGGCGAGGCAATCACCTACATAGAGGAACACCTTGAGGCCGGATCCACGATCGAAATAGATTCGAGCCCGGGCGAGGATTCCGTCACGCTTCAGACGATACACAGTGCGAAAGGATTGGAATACCCGATCGTATTCTGTGCGAACATGAATCGGCGAGCATTCCCGCATTACGGGCGACCATCGTCAGGTACGATCCAGTATCGGGAACCGATCGGGCTCAGACAACGATCCATCTACAGCGAGGCGAGCGGTCGACCCTACGTCCACAAACACTGGCCGTACGATCTTCTCACCGGCTGTTTGCCATCGAAATACGATGAAGAGCGTCGACTCTTCTACGTTGCGGTGACTCGAGCGAAGCGACATCTGTTCCTCACAGCTGGTGACTCGCCAAGTCCGTTCTTCACCGAACTCCCGCTCGAGCCGATCGAACTTGAACCATCCGTCGACACCGAAACCGAATATCGAGAGGACGAGGTGCCGTTTTCAATCACGCCCCCCGAACGAACGAAGCCTCGGCGGATGAGCGTCCACGACATCATGGATGATAGCGTGTACGAAGAGGTCACGGAAGGACGAGGGACGGAGTTCGGGGACGCGCTTCACGAATTCGCTGAGGAGTACGCACGAGGGAACGACCCCTCACCGAGTAATGATGACCAGGAACGCGTAGCGACGCTCCTTGATACGCTCGACGGGAAATTCAAACCGGAAGTTACGGCGATCCTTCCCCTGGATTTGGATCCACAGGTTACCCTCGTCGGCATTATCGATTTACTCGTAATCGCGCCAGACCGGATCCAGATTATCGACTACAAGACGGACCTCTCCCGCCATGCAGAGGCCGAATACAGGAAACAGATTAGCGTCTATTATCACGTTGCAGCCGAGCAGTACCCAGACCGCACTATCTCGATCAGTGTCTTCTATACTGCCGATAACGAGCGCGTAGAAGTATCGCCGCTCACGCTCGAAGATCTACAGGAAATGACAACATCCGCAATTGAGCGTGAGGCGATCTTCCCTGAGGAAGTGCAAGAAGTTTCACTTGAGTGA
- a CDS encoding Fic family protein, which translates to MPTRKLPDSAPGKYVPYHPNPYYSPEALPIEPKLEISDQTHDLVADAAYQIGRVDGISSTVDFSAVLYTSLIRIEAVESARIEGADVALQDLEAYHTQHTAGETETTVEKDLKEALNYENALTYGLDQIENGESITLSLIKDLHSILLEDVRNDGEVVGDFRDHMVHLASPRSGQRPFVPPTPEVLAGLMQSLESYIQMGGQSHPLIDAAIIHYFFETVHPFSDGNGRLGRLLIILYLASEGYLESPYIYPSAYFNRHKVEYVERMRAVSEEGEWEEWFTFFLEGLRSQAENSYGRTHQLRELQERYETEYSGTTNTDEFARQLLQYPYFRAPDLLEYLDVSRRTAYKIVDDLEEDGLIEEVTGKQRGKEYKAVDVFDILE; encoded by the coding sequence ATGCCAACGAGAAAGCTTCCAGATAGCGCCCCAGGAAAATACGTACCCTACCATCCAAACCCATACTATTCACCGGAGGCGCTCCCAATAGAGCCAAAGCTCGAGATCTCTGATCAGACGCATGATCTCGTGGCCGATGCCGCGTATCAGATCGGCCGTGTTGACGGCATTAGCTCAACAGTTGACTTCTCAGCAGTTCTCTATACCTCTCTTATTCGCATTGAGGCCGTCGAATCCGCACGCATCGAAGGAGCAGATGTCGCACTTCAAGATCTCGAGGCGTATCACACACAACACACCGCTGGTGAGACAGAGACAACGGTTGAGAAAGATCTGAAAGAGGCTCTCAATTACGAGAATGCGCTAACCTATGGCCTCGATCAGATTGAGAACGGAGAGTCGATAACACTCTCGCTCATCAAGGACCTCCATTCGATATTGCTCGAGGACGTCCGTAACGATGGTGAGGTCGTTGGTGACTTTCGCGACCACATGGTGCATCTAGCGAGTCCACGGTCTGGCCAACGTCCGTTCGTCCCACCAACCCCGGAAGTGCTCGCTGGACTCATGCAGTCACTCGAGTCGTACATCCAGATGGGTGGACAGTCCCATCCGCTCATCGATGCTGCGATAATCCACTACTTCTTCGAGACAGTCCATCCATTTTCGGACGGAAACGGTCGGCTTGGTCGACTCCTGATTATCCTCTACCTGGCGAGTGAGGGATATCTCGAGAGTCCATACATTTACCCAAGCGCATACTTCAATCGGCACAAAGTCGAGTACGTCGAACGGATGCGTGCGGTGAGTGAGGAGGGGGAGTGGGAAGAATGGTTTACGTTCTTCCTCGAGGGGCTTCGAAGTCAAGCCGAGAATTCATACGGTCGAACTCATCAACTTCGTGAACTCCAAGAGCGATATGAGACGGAGTATTCAGGCACCACGAACACGGACGAATTCGCCCGACAGTTGCTCCAGTACCCCTACTTCAGAGCCCCAGATCTTCTGGAGTATCTCGATGTCTCGCGCCGGACCGCGTACAAGATCGTCGATGACCTCGAAGAGGATGGCCTCATCGAGGAAGTGACTGGAAAGCAACGCGGGAAAGAGTACAAGGCAGTCGACGTGTTCGACATTCTCGAGTGA
- a CDS encoding DUF7342 family protein, producing the protein MTKRLTFPNDPSKQWDADRTTFQRVYDILVGTADPVSAQQFAEWARCSETGARQALEQLVEMGIAERTGTRQAQYQRNPSYFQWKRVETLAREHSAGELRSRLAELIEADQDLQETYGVPDSDAVVVSDDPVEDHETLHDRWDDLTEWRTIRRDITILKRAVQRADSSNEGDE; encoded by the coding sequence ATGACAAAACGATTAACCTTCCCAAACGATCCGTCAAAACAGTGGGATGCGGATCGGACGACGTTCCAGCGTGTCTACGACATTCTCGTCGGCACGGCGGATCCTGTTTCTGCACAACAGTTCGCAGAGTGGGCTCGCTGTTCTGAGACTGGTGCTCGTCAGGCACTCGAGCAACTTGTCGAGATGGGGATTGCAGAACGAACAGGAACCCGACAAGCTCAGTATCAGCGTAATCCATCCTACTTCCAGTGGAAACGTGTTGAAACGCTTGCACGCGAACACAGCGCAGGTGAGCTTCGTTCGCGTTTGGCAGAACTCATTGAAGCAGACCAGGATCTTCAGGAAACGTATGGGGTCCCTGATTCCGATGCTGTCGTCGTCTCTGATGATCCTGTCGAAGATCACGAAACGCTTCACGACCGGTGGGACGACCTTACAGAATGGCGGACGATTCGCCGAGACATTACGATCTTGAAACGCGCTGTTCAACGGGCCGACTCGTCAAATGAAGGTGACGAATGA